One Pararhizobium sp. IMCC3301 DNA segment encodes these proteins:
- a CDS encoding TRAP transporter large permease subunit codes for MSYELIAFLMFASMMLMLITGQRVFAAIGGIAAIASLFLWGAGGSDIPFAAAMKVMKWYPLLTLPMFIFMGYVLSESRIADDLYKMFHVWMGPVNGGLAIGTIGLMVLISAMNGLSVAGMAIGATVALPELLRRNYDKRMVTGVIQAGSSLGILVPPSVVLVLYAMIARQPVGQLWLAGVFPGLMMAALFILYIYIRCKFQPELGPALKDADRDITRAEKYRLLLAGLLPVIIFVCMMFPFLKGWTSLVESSAIGAMTAFVAAVLKGRMTREVFEVSVRETLAISCMFMWIVLAALAFGAVFDGLGAVKAIEGLFTDKLHLNPWVILILMQLSFIIMGTFLDDTAMLVIVAPLYVPLVGALGFDLIWYGILYTITTQIAYMTPPFGYNLFLMRAMAPPEISIKDIYTSIVPFVLVMVIALILIMVFPNIAMWLPNYVYGR; via the coding sequence ATGTCCTACGAGCTTATCGCGTTTTTGATGTTTGCCTCGATGATGCTGATGCTGATCACCGGACAAAGAGTCTTTGCAGCCATCGGCGGGATTGCTGCCATTGCCAGCCTTTTTCTCTGGGGGGCCGGTGGTTCTGACATTCCATTTGCAGCCGCCATGAAGGTGATGAAGTGGTACCCGCTGCTGACGCTGCCCATGTTCATATTCATGGGGTATGTGTTGAGCGAAAGCCGTATCGCTGATGATCTTTACAAGATGTTCCATGTCTGGATGGGGCCGGTCAACGGCGGGCTTGCGATTGGAACCATCGGATTAATGGTGCTGATTTCCGCAATGAACGGGCTGAGCGTGGCGGGTATGGCCATAGGGGCAACCGTCGCTCTGCCGGAGCTTCTTAGACGCAATTACGACAAGCGCATGGTGACGGGGGTGATCCAGGCAGGCTCCTCTTTGGGGATACTTGTGCCGCCCTCCGTCGTTCTGGTGCTGTATGCGATGATTGCGCGTCAGCCGGTCGGGCAGCTTTGGCTTGCCGGAGTGTTCCCCGGCCTGATGATGGCCGCGCTTTTCATCCTTTACATCTATATCCGCTGCAAATTTCAGCCAGAACTTGGACCCGCTCTCAAAGACGCCGACCGCGATATTACGCGCGCGGAAAAATACCGGCTGTTGCTGGCTGGCCTTCTGCCCGTGATTATCTTTGTCTGCATGATGTTTCCTTTCCTGAAAGGCTGGACCAGCCTTGTGGAAAGCTCTGCAATCGGGGCGATGACCGCCTTTGTGGCAGCAGTGCTGAAGGGGCGCATGACGCGTGAGGTTTTCGAGGTTTCCGTGCGTGAAACCCTGGCGATTTCGTGCATGTTCATGTGGATTGTGCTGGCGGCGCTGGCCTTTGGGGCGGTCTTTGATGGCTTGGGCGCGGTAAAGGCGATCGAGGGGCTGTTTACAGACAAGCTGCACCTGAACCCTTGGGTCATCCTGATCCTGATGCAACTCAGCTTTATCATTATGGGCACCTTCCTTGATGACACTGCCATGCTGGTGATAGTGGCGCCGCTTTATGTGCCCTTGGTCGGTGCGCTTGGTTTTGACTTGATCTGGTATGGCATTCTTTACACGATCACCACGCAGATCGCCTATATGACGCCGCCCTTCGGCTATAATCTGTTCCTGATGCGCGCCATGGCCCCGCCCGAGATCAGCATCAAAGATATCTATACATCCATCGTTCCGTTCGTTCTTGTGATGGTTATCGCCCTTATCCTGATCATGGTCTTTCCGAATATCGCGATGTGGCTTCCCAATTATGTCTATGGGCGCTAA
- a CDS encoding NAD(P)/FAD-dependent oxidoreductase, with the protein MQSKSYDIAVIGAGVVGCAMARRFTLDGARVVVIEKSLDVLDGASKGNSAILHTGFDAPPGSLEQQCINAGYREYLDIAEPLSLPILKCGAMVLAWDEDQLSQLPALIEKAHRNGVASVAMLSREQITQREPKLAPNLYGGFEVPGESLIDPWTSAHMYILQALANGAELVPGAEVAEGSFAQGVWTLRTTAGEFCASHVINCAGLYGDIVDERLMGQRNFTVTPRKGQFVVFDKPASELVSSIILPVPSKTTKGVVLCRTIFGNVLVGPTAEEQQSRTDASTDRDALLALRDQAVAMLPELAQCEITANYAGLRPATEHQDYQIRQHAGCNAVTVGGIRSTGLSSALGIARHVTGLLAQRGVKFTALSDPVIPDADRLSNYHGRDWETAGNGGVVCHCELVTRREIERVLDGPMPPATLSGLKRRTRVTMGRCQGFYCIAELAQITKGRLKRPIECEND; encoded by the coding sequence GTGCAGTCTAAATCGTATGATATCGCAGTGATCGGTGCAGGCGTGGTCGGTTGTGCAATGGCTCGCCGCTTCACCCTTGATGGTGCTCGTGTTGTGGTGATCGAGAAATCTCTTGATGTGCTGGACGGAGCGTCCAAAGGTAACAGCGCCATTTTGCACACCGGATTTGACGCGCCACCGGGATCGCTGGAACAACAATGCATCAACGCTGGCTACCGGGAATACCTCGACATTGCTGAACCCCTGTCGCTGCCGATCCTGAAATGCGGTGCGATGGTGTTGGCATGGGACGAGGATCAGCTTTCGCAGCTGCCAGCGCTGATCGAAAAAGCTCATCGCAACGGTGTTGCCAGCGTCGCCATGCTGAGCCGCGAGCAGATCACGCAGCGCGAACCGAAACTTGCGCCCAACCTGTACGGTGGGTTTGAGGTTCCGGGCGAGTCCCTGATAGACCCCTGGACCTCAGCGCATATGTATATCCTTCAGGCGCTTGCCAATGGTGCCGAACTGGTGCCCGGAGCCGAGGTTGCGGAAGGGAGCTTTGCGCAAGGGGTCTGGACCCTGCGCACCACGGCGGGCGAGTTTTGCGCAAGCCATGTCATAAACTGTGCAGGGCTGTATGGCGATATCGTTGATGAGCGACTTATGGGCCAGCGAAATTTCACCGTTACCCCCCGAAAAGGCCAGTTCGTCGTTTTCGACAAACCCGCATCCGAACTCGTTTCGTCAATCATCCTGCCGGTTCCCTCAAAGACAACAAAAGGTGTCGTTTTATGCCGGACGATCTTCGGCAATGTTCTGGTTGGGCCCACGGCTGAGGAACAACAAAGCCGCACAGATGCCTCTACAGATCGCGACGCGCTACTGGCGCTGCGCGACCAAGCTGTCGCGATGCTTCCAGAGCTTGCGCAATGCGAAATTACAGCGAACTATGCCGGCTTGCGTCCAGCCACCGAACATCAAGATTACCAAATCCGACAGCACGCGGGTTGCAATGCTGTCACTGTCGGCGGAATCCGGTCTACCGGTCTAAGCTCTGCCCTTGGCATTGCGCGTCACGTTACAGGGTTGCTTGCACAGAGGGGCGTGAAGTTCACGGCCCTGTCTGATCCTGTCATTCCCGACGCTGACCGGCTATCCAATTATCACGGCCGGGATTGGGAAACGGCAGGCAATGGTGGTGTTGTTTGTCATTGTGAACTTGTCACACGGCGTGAAATAGAGCGGGTTCTGGATGGACCGATGCCGCCTGCTACGCTGTCGGGGCTGAAACGCCGCACGCGTGTCACAATGGGCCGATGCCAAGGGTTCTACTGTATTGCTGAACTGGCTCAGATCACGAAGGGTCGGTTGAAACGTCCAATTGAGTGCGAAAATGATTGA
- a CDS encoding TRAP transporter small permease subunit, translating into MHRFARTYVRTVDRFNRFIGRMMMYGLFVMVAILLWSSLSKVLFTVPAFWTLEVAQFALVAYYLVGGPYSIQLGSNVRMDLFYGSWSDRKKAWVDSFTVLLLMFYLIVLLYGGLDSISYSIQYQERSPSLWRPLMWPVKAVMCFGIFLMLLQSISELIKDIAKIRGEVL; encoded by the coding sequence GTGCACCGATTTGCCAGAACCTATGTCAGAACTGTTGACCGCTTCAATCGGTTCATAGGGCGCATGATGATGTATGGCCTCTTTGTCATGGTCGCGATTCTGCTTTGGTCGTCACTGTCAAAGGTCTTGTTCACCGTTCCGGCCTTCTGGACCCTGGAAGTGGCGCAATTTGCCCTCGTCGCCTATTATCTGGTTGGCGGTCCCTATTCGATCCAGCTCGGCTCCAACGTGCGCATGGATCTGTTTTACGGGTCGTGGAGCGACCGCAAAAAGGCCTGGGTGGACAGCTTTACGGTACTGCTGTTGATGTTCTATCTGATCGTGCTGCTCTATGGCGGCCTCGATTCAATATCCTATTCCATCCAGTATCAGGAACGCAGCCCCAGCTTGTGGCGACCGCTGATGTGGCCTGTCAAGGCGGTGATGTGTTTTGGCATCTTTCTGATGCTGCTCCAATCCATATCCGAGTTGATAAAAGACATCGCGAAAATCCGTGGGGAAGTGCTTTAA
- a CDS encoding DeoR/GlpR family DNA-binding transcription regulator — translation MIHSKTMRPSVRQAAVFETIEKRGRATVEQLAEKFGASVETVRRDLGVLAAAGRVRKVYGGAVKVNIANEGLFEERLAANTRAKQEIAEKLLHQVRPGQSIMIDTGSTTLICIKALIRHRDLTVITNSTHIAQVVAAARNGSRAILLGGIYSDNNAQTIGAQTCAEVRRIRTDHVILTISALDSSGAYDFSEDEAQVGRAMIEGATALTLVADGSKLGRASTFRICELTQIKNVILNVTPAPELKAALIAADVNIV, via the coding sequence GTGATACACAGCAAAACAATGCGGCCATCGGTCAGGCAGGCCGCAGTATTTGAAACGATCGAAAAGCGTGGCCGCGCGACGGTTGAACAGCTCGCCGAAAAATTTGGTGCCTCGGTCGAGACGGTCCGCCGGGATCTGGGTGTCCTTGCCGCGGCCGGGCGCGTACGCAAGGTGTATGGCGGGGCGGTCAAGGTCAACATCGCCAATGAAGGATTATTCGAGGAACGCCTTGCCGCAAATACCCGTGCCAAACAGGAAATAGCAGAGAAGCTTTTGCATCAAGTGCGGCCGGGGCAATCAATCATGATTGATACGGGGTCGACAACGCTGATCTGCATTAAGGCACTCATACGTCACCGCGATCTTACCGTGATTACAAATTCCACTCACATTGCGCAGGTTGTGGCGGCGGCCAGGAACGGCTCGCGTGCCATATTGCTTGGCGGGATCTATAGCGATAACAATGCCCAAACCATCGGCGCACAAACCTGCGCAGAGGTTCGCCGCATCAGAACCGACCACGTTATCCTTACAATCAGTGCTCTCGACAGTTCGGGGGCCTATGACTTTTCAGAGGATGAAGCACAGGTTGGCCGCGCTATGATCGAAGGCGCAACTGCGCTTACTCTGGTGGCGGACGGCTCAAAGCTCGGAAGAGCCTCAACATTCCGGATTTGTGAGTTGACTCAAATTAAAAACGTCATTCTCAATGTCACGCCCGCACCTGAGCTGAAGGCCGCACTCATTGCCGCTGATGTAAATATCGTGTGA